Proteins from a single region of Amycolatopsis sp. CA-230715:
- a CDS encoding alpha/beta fold hydrolase, translating to MNTATNGDIELAYETFGTTGRPLLLIQGASAPMIGWHDEFCAALVERGFHVARFDNRDAGRSSRARKPYTLTEMAADGIAVLDALGWPGAHLVGVSLGGMIAQVMATRHAERVLSLTSMSSAPDPSVRWSRRTTATLVKFFAATARKPAGPEAAEEKLLKVFRILGSTGYPHDEKWIRKIARDGFEHRTDFAAAKRQARAARASGDRRTQLAKVEAPTLVITGKADPVQPVRAGRATADAIPGARLVIYPGMGHDLPRDLWPTIVEEIHAVATKG from the coding sequence ATGAACACCGCGACCAATGGCGACATCGAACTCGCCTACGAAACGTTCGGCACGACCGGGCGCCCGCTGCTGCTCATCCAGGGCGCCAGCGCACCGATGATCGGGTGGCACGACGAGTTCTGCGCGGCCTTGGTGGAGCGCGGTTTCCACGTGGCCCGTTTCGACAACCGTGACGCGGGACGATCGAGCCGCGCCAGAAAGCCTTACACGCTAACGGAAATGGCCGCCGACGGGATCGCTGTCCTCGATGCGCTGGGGTGGCCGGGCGCGCACCTGGTGGGGGTGTCGCTCGGCGGCATGATCGCCCAGGTGATGGCGACCCGCCACGCCGAGCGCGTGCTGAGCCTGACCTCGATGTCCTCGGCGCCCGACCCGTCCGTGCGGTGGTCCCGGCGCACCACCGCGACCCTGGTCAAGTTCTTCGCGGCCACCGCGAGGAAACCGGCCGGACCGGAAGCCGCAGAAGAAAAACTGCTGAAAGTGTTCCGCATCCTCGGATCGACCGGGTACCCGCACGACGAAAAGTGGATCAGGAAGATCGCCCGCGACGGGTTCGAGCACCGCACCGATTTCGCCGCCGCGAAGCGTCAGGCCCGCGCGGCACGCGCATCCGGGGACCGGAGAACCCAACTGGCGAAAGTCGAAGCTCCCACGCTCGTCATCACCGGAAAAGCCGATCCGGTGCAGCCCGTGCGCGCCGGGCGGGCGACCGCCGACGCGATCCCGGGTGCCCGGCTGGTCATCTACCCCGGCATGGGGCACGACCTGCCGCGCGACCTGTGGCCCACCATCGTCGAAGAAATCCACGCTGTGGCAACGAAAGGCTGA
- a CDS encoding DUF6191 domain-containing protein — MDVAVVWIMSVPGLMFLLLFGIVLERMIRWARDRRRGVEHVTGMGRGKRLAAARGTEELFAFLFGTKRNELERRDVELVLRQDEEDGAPPGNWIDLDSGVVRLDAPKLRGTGPADRR, encoded by the coding sequence ATGGACGTCGCGGTGGTGTGGATCATGTCGGTGCCCGGCCTGATGTTCCTGCTGCTGTTCGGAATCGTGCTGGAGCGGATGATCCGCTGGGCGCGCGACCGGCGGCGCGGCGTCGAGCATGTGACCGGGATGGGCCGGGGAAAGCGGTTGGCGGCCGCACGCGGCACCGAGGAGCTGTTCGCGTTCTTGTTCGGGACGAAGCGCAACGAACTGGAACGCCGCGACGTCGAACTCGTGCTGCGCCAGGACGAGGAAGACGGCGCGCCGCCGGGCAACTGGATCGATCTCGACTCGGGTGTGGTGCGGCTCGACGCCCCGAAGCTCAGAGGTACCGGCCCAGCCGATCGTCGATGA
- a CDS encoding serine/threonine-protein kinase — MEPLRANDPARISGYTLIGRLGTGGMGVVYLGRAADGQEVALKVIRHELTDEPEFLARFRDEVAAMMRVSGRHTVPVIGADPDGDPAWLATAYVPAPTLAEVVTERGPLHEGEVLKLATGLAEALRTIHAADLIHRDLKPGNILLAVDGPKVIDFGIALTAGKAGHTRTGMVIGTHAYMAPERLDGEPAGPASDVYSLGAVLTFAAIGRPPHGEGPLEELRGRMLSREPDLGNIGGALRELIRWCLATDPRQRPTPERMLAGDGTGPTEVPEPEKPAPTKVQKPAKRGKRRKTLVSWLVALVVVAGIAAVAWHYLGKPMTLYTKEDAARHLRRSSSSLTETRENPPQGKDSSSYGSYTWRPIGAGGPEVDFHYTRSKTSSEAEKEIEVRKGESLEQLPNGSNTVTSAVERGCRLQLQNGDLFVTVTVGGAKITMCEDAARVIDDRLGRYL, encoded by the coding sequence ATGGAACCGCTGCGCGCGAACGATCCGGCCAGGATCAGCGGATACACGCTGATCGGGCGGCTCGGCACCGGCGGCATGGGGGTCGTCTACCTGGGACGCGCGGCCGACGGCCAGGAGGTCGCGCTCAAGGTGATCCGGCACGAGCTGACCGACGAACCCGAGTTCCTCGCCCGGTTCCGCGACGAGGTCGCCGCGATGATGCGGGTCTCCGGCAGGCACACGGTGCCGGTGATCGGCGCGGATCCCGACGGCGATCCGGCGTGGCTCGCGACCGCCTACGTGCCGGCGCCGACGCTGGCCGAGGTCGTCACCGAACGGGGGCCGCTGCACGAGGGCGAGGTGCTGAAGCTCGCCACCGGGCTCGCCGAGGCGCTGCGCACGATCCACGCCGCCGACCTGATCCACCGCGACCTGAAACCGGGCAACATCCTCCTCGCCGTCGACGGGCCGAAGGTGATCGACTTCGGTATCGCGCTCACCGCGGGAAAAGCGGGCCACACCAGGACCGGCATGGTGATCGGCACGCACGCGTACATGGCGCCGGAGCGCCTCGACGGCGAACCGGCGGGCCCGGCCTCCGACGTGTACTCACTGGGCGCCGTGCTGACCTTCGCCGCCATCGGGCGGCCGCCGCACGGCGAAGGCCCGCTCGAAGAGCTGCGGGGCCGCATGCTCTCCCGCGAACCGGACCTCGGCAATATCGGCGGGGCACTGCGCGAGCTGATCCGCTGGTGCCTGGCCACCGATCCCCGGCAGCGGCCGACCCCGGAGCGGATGCTGGCCGGTGACGGCACGGGGCCGACCGAAGTGCCGGAACCGGAGAAGCCCGCTCCGACCAAGGTGCAGAAACCGGCCAAGCGCGGGAAACGGCGCAAGACGCTGGTGAGCTGGCTCGTCGCGCTGGTGGTGGTCGCCGGGATCGCCGCGGTCGCCTGGCACTACCTCGGCAAGCCGATGACCTTGTACACCAAGGAAGACGCCGCGAGGCACCTCCGCCGTTCGTCGAGCAGCCTCACCGAAACACGCGAGAATCCGCCGCAGGGCAAGGATTCCAGCTCCTACGGCAGCTACACCTGGCGTCCCATCGGGGCGGGCGGCCCGGAGGTCGACTTCCATTACACGCGATCGAAGACCAGTTCCGAAGCGGAGAAGGAGATCGAGGTCCGCAAGGGCGAGTCGCTCGAGCAGTTGCCGAACGGCTCGAACACGGTCACCTCGGCCGTCGAGCGCGGCTGCCGCCTGCAACTCCAGAACGGCGATCTCTTCGTCACCGTCACCGTCGGCGGCGCCAAGATCACGATGTGCGAGGACGCCGCGCGCGTCATCGACGATCGGCTGGGCCGGTACCTCTGA
- a CDS encoding ABC transporter ATP-binding protein: MLSVSGLRITLSTEDGPVDAVKGVTFDVAAGEILAVVGESGSGKSLTSLSVLGLVPPNGQVGGAVRLDDRELSSLSPKELRRIRGNDVAMIFQDPASALNPVHTVGWQIREAVRAHRDLTRSAADARVLDLLGLVGVPDAARRVKQYPHQLSGGLRQRVVIAMAIACDPKVIIADEPTSALDVTVQAEILDLLRTLRDAMDTAIVLVTHDMGVVSALADRVAVMRSGELVEQAPVRQLFDSPRHAYTRELLAATPRLGDRDEAPRPPGDPVLEIRNLVFDYPGKRGERAVDDVSFTIGTGEVLGMVGESGSGKSTIGRCAIRLLKPSSGTVSVLGEDITTLSVKKLRPLRRAFSIVFQDPVSSLDPRLTVADSIAEPLVLHRESTVDSRVSELLDQVQLGRGHRNRYPHELSGGQCQRVAIARALALSPRLLIADEPTSALDVSVQAKILDLFAGLQRDLGFACLFISHDFAVVDALADRVAVLRAGKIVETGTRQEVLRAPKDPYTRQLLSAVL; the protein is encoded by the coding sequence GTGCTTTCGGTGTCCGGCCTGCGGATCACGCTCAGCACCGAGGACGGCCCCGTCGACGCGGTGAAAGGCGTCACCTTCGACGTCGCCGCGGGCGAAATCCTCGCGGTGGTCGGGGAATCCGGGTCGGGGAAGTCGCTCACCTCGTTGTCGGTGCTCGGCCTGGTGCCGCCGAACGGGCAGGTCGGCGGCGCGGTCCGGCTCGACGACCGCGAGCTGTCCTCGTTGTCCCCGAAGGAACTGCGGCGGATCCGCGGCAACGACGTCGCGATGATCTTCCAGGACCCGGCGAGCGCGCTGAACCCGGTCCACACCGTCGGCTGGCAGATCAGGGAGGCGGTGCGCGCGCACCGCGACCTGACCCGCTCTGCCGCCGACGCGCGCGTGCTCGACCTGCTCGGCCTCGTCGGCGTCCCGGACGCGGCGCGCCGGGTGAAGCAGTACCCGCACCAGCTCTCCGGCGGCCTGCGCCAGCGCGTGGTGATCGCGATGGCGATCGCGTGCGACCCGAAGGTGATCATCGCGGACGAACCCACCAGCGCACTGGACGTCACGGTGCAGGCGGAGATCCTCGACCTGCTGAGGACGCTGCGCGACGCGATGGACACCGCGATCGTGCTCGTCACGCACGACATGGGCGTGGTTTCGGCGCTGGCCGACCGCGTGGCGGTGATGCGGAGCGGGGAACTCGTCGAGCAGGCGCCGGTGCGGCAGCTCTTCGATTCACCGCGCCACGCCTACACCCGCGAACTGCTCGCCGCGACGCCGCGGCTGGGCGATCGCGACGAGGCGCCGCGCCCGCCGGGGGATCCGGTGCTGGAGATCCGAAATCTCGTGTTCGACTACCCCGGCAAACGCGGTGAGCGCGCGGTCGACGACGTCTCGTTCACCATCGGCACCGGTGAAGTGCTCGGCATGGTCGGGGAATCCGGCTCGGGGAAGTCCACCATCGGGCGCTGCGCGATCCGGTTGCTGAAACCGTCCTCGGGCACCGTGTCGGTGCTCGGCGAGGACATCACCACGCTCTCGGTGAAGAAGCTCCGCCCGCTGCGGCGCGCTTTTTCGATCGTCTTCCAGGACCCGGTGTCCAGTTTGGACCCCCGGCTGACCGTGGCCGACTCGATCGCCGAACCCCTTGTCCTGCACCGTGAATCCACTGTGGATTCTCGTGTTTCCGAGCTGCTCGACCAGGTCCAGCTCGGCAGGGGCCACCGCAACCGGTACCCGCACGAACTCTCCGGCGGGCAGTGCCAGCGCGTCGCGATCGCGCGGGCGCTGGCGCTTTCACCCCGGCTGCTGATCGCCGACGAGCCGACCTCCGCGCTCGACGTCTCCGTGCAGGCGAAGATCCTCGACCTGTTCGCCGGGCTGCAACGGGACCTGGGATTCGCCTGCCTGTTCATCAGCCACGACTTCGCGGTCGTCGACGCGCTGGCCGACCGGGTCGCCGTGCTGCGGGCCGGGAAGATCGTGGAAACCGGGACGCGCCAGGAAGTATTGCGAGCCCCGAAGGACCCCTACACGCGGCAACTGCTTTCCGCCGTACTCTGA
- the mshB gene encoding N-acetyl-1-D-myo-inositol-2-amino-2-deoxy-alpha-D-glucopyranoside deacetylase, with translation MTSARPRRLLLVHAHPDDESITTGGVMARYAAEGAEVTLVTCTLGEEGEIIPPELDGLGSWAGDQLGGYRAGELAGARAALGVTRQRFLGGIGRWRDSGMADAGLNHPRAFTAGAFDEQVAQLREILDEVRPQVVVTYDAFGGYGHPDHIRAHEITTAAVGGARLFHIAASEQATKQGLAELRERPGLGFRVPDDGELPTTPDAEITTSIDISGHLDAKISALRAHATQVSVPDGAACFALSNGIAQPLPPAECFVHAGGGAEDVSADLFGGL, from the coding sequence GTGACCTCAGCCCGACCACGCAGGCTCCTGCTCGTGCACGCGCACCCCGACGACGAGAGCATCACCACCGGCGGGGTGATGGCCCGCTACGCGGCCGAAGGCGCCGAGGTGACCTTGGTGACCTGCACGCTCGGCGAAGAGGGCGAGATCATCCCGCCCGAGCTCGACGGGCTCGGCTCGTGGGCCGGTGACCAGCTCGGCGGCTACCGGGCCGGTGAGCTGGCCGGTGCCCGCGCCGCGCTGGGGGTCACCCGGCAGCGGTTCCTCGGCGGGATCGGGCGCTGGCGCGACTCCGGCATGGCCGACGCCGGGCTGAACCACCCGAGGGCGTTCACCGCGGGCGCGTTCGACGAGCAGGTCGCCCAGCTGAGGGAGATTCTCGACGAGGTCCGCCCGCAGGTCGTGGTCACCTACGACGCGTTCGGCGGCTACGGCCACCCCGACCACATCAGGGCGCACGAGATCACCACGGCCGCGGTCGGCGGCGCCAGGCTCTTCCACATCGCGGCGTCGGAGCAGGCGACCAAACAGGGCCTCGCGGAGCTGCGGGAACGGCCCGGCCTCGGGTTCCGGGTCCCCGACGACGGCGAACTCCCCACCACGCCGGACGCCGAGATCACCACCTCGATCGACATCAGCGGCCACCTCGATGCCAAGATTTCGGCACTGCGCGCGCACGCGACGCAGGTGTCGGTGCCGGACGGCGCGGCCTGCTTCGCGCTGTCCAACGGCATCGCGCAGCCGTTGCCGCCGGCCGAGTGCTTCGTGCACGCCGGGGGCGGCGCCGAAGACGTGTCGGCGGACCTGTTCGGAGGACTGTGA
- a CDS encoding NADP-dependent oxidoreductase encodes MRAIRQDAFGGPEVLTEVELPRPEPGLSELLVRVHAAGLNPTDWKHRAGTGMHPQLPMVLGWDVSGVVEAVGVGVTLFKPGDEVFGMLPYPHGRGAFAEYVTGTARAFAHKPLSLDHTQAAAIPLAALTAWQALVDTANVQRGQRVLVHAAAGGVGHFAVQIAKARGAHVLGTASAGKHEFLRRIGVDEPIDYREVDVAEAVRDADVVLDTIGDDNALRSLRILRPGGVLVTILPRGLDELHAEADRLGVRAEGLLVEADHAGMTAIAALAESGELRPEIAETFPLAEAAKAHALGETGRTTGKLVLVVR; translated from the coding sequence ATGCGAGCGATCAGGCAGGACGCCTTCGGCGGCCCGGAGGTGCTGACCGAGGTGGAGTTGCCGCGACCGGAGCCGGGGCTGAGCGAACTGCTCGTCCGCGTGCACGCGGCGGGGCTGAACCCGACGGACTGGAAGCACCGCGCGGGCACCGGTATGCACCCGCAACTCCCGATGGTGCTCGGCTGGGACGTGTCCGGCGTGGTCGAGGCGGTGGGTGTCGGCGTCACGCTGTTCAAGCCGGGTGACGAGGTCTTCGGCATGCTGCCCTACCCGCACGGCAGGGGCGCCTTCGCCGAATACGTCACCGGGACCGCGCGGGCGTTCGCGCACAAACCGCTTTCCCTCGACCACACCCAAGCCGCCGCGATCCCGCTCGCGGCGCTCACCGCGTGGCAGGCGCTGGTGGACACGGCGAACGTGCAGCGGGGTCAGCGCGTGCTCGTCCACGCGGCCGCGGGCGGGGTCGGGCACTTCGCGGTGCAGATCGCCAAGGCACGCGGCGCGCACGTGCTCGGCACGGCGAGCGCGGGCAAGCACGAGTTCCTGCGCCGCATCGGCGTGGACGAGCCGATCGACTACCGCGAGGTGGACGTCGCCGAGGCGGTCCGCGATGCCGACGTCGTGCTCGACACCATCGGCGACGACAACGCGCTCCGCTCGCTGCGGATACTGCGCCCCGGCGGCGTGCTGGTCACCATCCTGCCGCGCGGGCTCGACGAGCTGCACGCGGAAGCCGACCGGCTGGGCGTGCGCGCCGAAGGGCTGCTGGTCGAGGCGGACCACGCCGGGATGACCGCGATCGCGGCACTGGCCGAATCGGGCGAACTGCGCCCGGAAATCGCGGAAACCTTCCCGCTGGCCGAGGCCGCGAAGGCGCACGCGCTCGGCGAAACCGGCCGTACCACGGGAAAACTGGTGCTCGTCGTGCGCTGA
- a CDS encoding GlxA family transcriptional regulator, producing the protein MHRIVVLALPGVYPFELGIPKRIFGSLPEHYEVLTCTVDGGQVASNADFAIAVEHGPEALETADTVVIPPCDRPPAEGGLPPEVAGALARIRPGARVVSICTGAFVLAAAGLLDGRPATTHWGLTEEFRARYPAVRLDQDVLYVDDGDLLTSAGAASGVDVCLHLVRGDHGSGVANRVARLCVVPPWRDGGQAQYIEQPVPSPAASSTSATRQWALERLHLPLSQSDLAAHARMSLRTFARRFRDEAGVSPGRWLIQQRLVRARELLETSDLPVDEIAARVGFATGTSLRQHLRGAIGVSPLAYRRTFSASASSTPAGRAAPVH; encoded by the coding sequence ATGCATCGGATCGTCGTGCTGGCACTCCCCGGCGTGTACCCGTTCGAACTGGGCATCCCGAAGCGGATCTTCGGCTCCCTCCCTGAGCACTACGAGGTGCTCACCTGCACCGTCGACGGCGGGCAGGTGGCGAGCAACGCGGATTTCGCGATCGCCGTCGAGCACGGGCCCGAAGCGCTGGAAACGGCCGACACCGTGGTGATCCCGCCGTGCGACCGGCCGCCTGCCGAAGGCGGGCTCCCGCCGGAAGTGGCGGGCGCGCTCGCCAGGATCCGGCCGGGCGCCCGCGTCGTGTCCATCTGCACCGGCGCCTTCGTGCTCGCCGCGGCGGGCCTGCTCGACGGCCGCCCCGCCACCACGCACTGGGGCCTGACCGAGGAGTTCCGCGCGCGGTATCCCGCCGTGCGGCTCGACCAGGACGTGCTCTACGTCGACGACGGCGACCTGCTCACCTCGGCCGGTGCCGCGTCCGGTGTGGACGTCTGCCTGCACCTGGTGCGCGGCGATCACGGCAGCGGCGTGGCCAACCGGGTCGCCCGCCTGTGCGTGGTGCCGCCGTGGCGCGACGGTGGCCAGGCCCAGTACATCGAGCAGCCGGTGCCGAGCCCCGCGGCGAGCAGCACTTCGGCCACCCGGCAGTGGGCGCTCGAACGGCTGCACCTGCCGCTGAGCCAGTCCGATCTCGCCGCGCACGCGAGGATGAGCCTGCGCACGTTCGCCCGCCGGTTCCGGGACGAAGCCGGGGTCAGCCCCGGCCGCTGGCTCATTCAGCAGCGCCTGGTGCGCGCACGCGAACTCCTCGAAACCAGCGACCTGCCGGTGGACGAGATCGCCGCGCGGGTCGGGTTCGCCACCGGCACCTCGCTGCGCCAGCACCTGCGCGGGGCCATCGGCGTCTCGCCGCTGGCCTACCGGCGCACGTTCAGCGCTTCGGCCAGCTCCACCCCGGCCGGTCGAGCCGCCCCTGTCCACTGA
- a CDS encoding AAA family ATPase, translating to MLTTLAVENYRSLRDLVLPLSRLTLVTGPNGSGKSSLYRALRLLADASRNGAVAALAREGGLQSTLWAGPETKARKGRAVVQGTVRTKPVALRLGFTGDEFGYALDLGLPNVDPTPPTPFMLDPEIKRECVWRGAVLRKAALMADRGGSAVWTRSAEGSWHEKPERIRLTDSMLSEFADPRACPELLVLRERIRSWRFYDQFRTDADAPARQARIGTRTPVLGHDGGDLAAALETINESGDAGALATAVDNAFPGSRLFVKNSDGRFELCLRQHGLLRPLGVAEMSDGTLRYLLLVAALCTPSPPELLVLNEPETSLHPDLLPALAALIANAAKRTQVVVVSHAQPLVRALEQVSEDATTLALEKELGQTVLSGQGRLDRPGWSWPKR from the coding sequence GTGCTCACCACGCTCGCCGTCGAAAACTACCGCTCGCTGCGCGACCTCGTGCTGCCGTTGTCCCGGCTGACGCTGGTCACCGGTCCGAACGGCAGCGGGAAGTCCAGTCTCTACCGCGCGTTGCGCCTGCTCGCCGACGCCTCGCGCAACGGCGCGGTCGCCGCGCTGGCCCGCGAGGGCGGACTCCAGTCGACGCTGTGGGCGGGACCGGAAACGAAGGCGCGCAAAGGGCGCGCGGTCGTGCAGGGCACCGTGCGGACGAAACCGGTGGCGCTGCGGCTCGGGTTCACCGGTGACGAGTTCGGGTACGCGCTCGATCTGGGGCTGCCGAACGTCGATCCGACGCCGCCGACCCCGTTCATGCTCGATCCCGAGATCAAGCGCGAATGCGTGTGGCGCGGCGCGGTGCTGCGAAAGGCGGCGCTGATGGCCGATCGCGGCGGTTCGGCGGTGTGGACGCGGAGCGCCGAAGGCTCGTGGCACGAGAAGCCCGAGCGCATCCGGCTCACCGACAGCATGCTCAGCGAGTTCGCCGACCCGCGCGCCTGCCCGGAACTGCTCGTGCTGCGCGAACGGATCCGCTCGTGGCGGTTCTACGACCAGTTCCGCACCGACGCCGACGCACCGGCGCGGCAAGCGCGCATCGGCACCAGGACCCCGGTGCTCGGGCACGACGGCGGCGATCTGGCCGCGGCGCTGGAGACGATCAACGAATCCGGGGACGCGGGCGCGCTCGCCACCGCGGTCGACAACGCGTTCCCCGGTTCGCGGCTGTTCGTCAAGAACTCCGACGGCCGGTTCGAGCTGTGCCTGCGCCAGCACGGCCTGCTGCGCCCGCTCGGCGTCGCCGAGATGTCCGACGGCACGCTGCGCTACCTCCTGCTGGTGGCCGCGCTGTGCACGCCGAGCCCGCCGGAACTGCTGGTGCTCAACGAACCCGAGACCAGCCTGCACCCCGATCTGCTGCCCGCGCTCGCCGCGTTGATCGCGAACGCGGCGAAGCGGACGCAGGTCGTCGTGGTCTCGCACGCGCAACCGCTGGTCCGCGCGCTGGAGCAGGTGAGCGAGGACGCGACCACGCTCGCGCTGGAGAAGGAACTCGGCCAGACCGTCCTCAGTGGACAGGGGCGGCTCGACCGGCCGGGGTGGAGCTGGCCGAAGCGCTGA